The Microbacterium horticulturae genome has a window encoding:
- a CDS encoding sirohydrochlorin chelatase, translated as MPAPTLLAVSHGTDSTRGAAAIAELVARVAARLPDVDVRAAFVDVQEPDATAAASAIDGPLVIVPLLLSTGFHVRVDLQAAAAAHPSASVTSPLGPDARLAEVLATRIIDPRRPVILAAAGSRDPASAPACEQAAALLRERVAAPVHLAYLAARRPSLTEVAAQHPDALVVPYLLAHGFFHDLAARAAPDHDLAEPLLDGTGAPDAIIDLVVDRYASARG; from the coding sequence ATGCCCGCACCGACCCTGCTCGCCGTCTCGCACGGCACCGACTCGACCCGCGGCGCCGCCGCGATCGCCGAGCTCGTCGCGCGGGTCGCCGCACGCCTCCCGGATGTCGACGTGCGCGCCGCCTTCGTCGACGTGCAAGAACCGGATGCTACGGCCGCCGCATCCGCCATCGACGGGCCCCTCGTCATCGTGCCGCTGCTGCTGTCGACGGGCTTCCATGTGCGCGTGGACCTGCAGGCCGCTGCCGCCGCCCACCCGAGCGCGAGCGTGACCTCACCGCTCGGACCCGACGCACGCCTGGCCGAGGTGCTCGCGACGCGCATCATCGACCCGCGGCGCCCGGTGATCCTCGCCGCAGCCGGCTCGCGCGACCCCGCATCGGCACCGGCGTGCGAGCAGGCTGCGGCCCTGCTCCGCGAGCGCGTCGCCGCTCCCGTCCACCTCGCCTACCTCGCAGCGCGCCGGCCCTCCCTGACCGAGGTCGCCGCGCAGCATCCCGATGCCCTCGTCGTTCCCTATCTGCTCGCACACGGGTTCTTCCATGACCTCGCCGCGCGTGCCGCGCCCGACCACGATCTCGCCGAACCGCTCCTCGACGGCACGGGGGCGCCCGACGCCATCATCGACCTCGTCGTCGACCGGTACGCCTCCGCTCGGGGTTGA
- a CDS encoding nitrite/sulfite reductase has product MTIDTAARPVRGARTRTSRAPQKPNAQWKVDGKEPQNPTEVFKAEDDGLNVRRRIEEVYSKEGFDSIAGDDLHGRFRWWGLYTQRKPGIDGGRTASLEPHELEDRYFMLRIRIDGGQLTTEQLRVIGGISTEFARDIADITDRQNVQLHWVRIEDVPEIWRRLEAVGLRTTEACGDVPRAFLASPVAGIAADELIDPTPQLRGIVDTYIGDPSVSNLPRKYKTAITGHPSQDVVHEINDCSFVAVEHPELGIGYDLWVGGALAAVPRLGERLGAFVPPERVVEVWYGVTRLFRDYGYRRLRNKARMKFLLADWGPEKLRQVLETEYLDAPLPDGPAAPEPVGAPDHVGVHKQKDGRWFIGASTLVGRVSGTTLTAVADLAEANGSQRVRTTAFQKILVLDVPEERVDAVTAGLEELDLSVRPSMFRRATMACTGIEFCKLAIVETKVNAAHAISELEKRLGDLEPEIGRPISLHVNGCPNSCARIQVADIGLKGQLITDADGNQVPGYQVHLGGGLATEGRPEAGLGRTVRGLKVPANGIADYAERIIRRYLADREVGQSFAQWAHAADDEALV; this is encoded by the coding sequence GTGACGATCGACACCGCTGCCCGCCCTGTCCGCGGTGCACGCACCCGTACGAGCAGGGCGCCGCAGAAACCGAACGCCCAGTGGAAGGTCGACGGCAAAGAGCCGCAGAACCCCACCGAGGTGTTCAAGGCCGAAGACGACGGCTTGAACGTGCGCCGGCGTATCGAGGAGGTCTATTCGAAAGAGGGCTTCGACTCGATCGCCGGTGACGACCTGCACGGGCGCTTCCGCTGGTGGGGGCTGTACACGCAGCGCAAGCCGGGCATCGACGGCGGTCGCACCGCCTCGCTCGAACCGCATGAGCTCGAGGACCGCTACTTCATGCTGCGCATTCGCATCGACGGCGGGCAGCTCACGACCGAGCAGCTCCGAGTGATCGGCGGCATCTCGACCGAGTTCGCGCGCGACATCGCCGACATCACCGACCGGCAGAACGTGCAGCTGCACTGGGTGCGCATCGAAGACGTGCCCGAGATCTGGCGTCGCCTCGAGGCGGTCGGTCTGCGCACGACCGAGGCGTGCGGCGACGTGCCGCGAGCGTTCCTCGCCTCCCCCGTGGCCGGCATCGCCGCCGACGAGCTCATCGACCCGACGCCGCAGCTGCGCGGCATCGTCGACACCTATATCGGCGACCCGAGCGTGTCGAACCTGCCCCGCAAGTACAAGACCGCGATCACCGGCCACCCCAGCCAAGACGTCGTGCACGAGATCAACGACTGCTCGTTCGTCGCCGTCGAGCACCCCGAACTGGGCATCGGCTACGACCTCTGGGTCGGCGGGGCGCTGGCCGCCGTGCCGCGGCTCGGCGAGCGCCTGGGCGCTTTCGTCCCGCCGGAGCGGGTCGTCGAGGTCTGGTACGGAGTGACCCGCCTGTTCCGCGACTACGGCTACCGCCGGCTGCGCAACAAGGCGCGCATGAAGTTCCTGCTGGCCGACTGGGGCCCCGAGAAGCTGCGCCAGGTGCTCGAGACCGAATACCTCGACGCTCCGCTGCCCGACGGTCCCGCCGCCCCCGAGCCGGTCGGCGCGCCCGACCACGTCGGCGTGCACAAGCAGAAGGACGGCCGCTGGTTCATCGGTGCCTCCACCCTCGTGGGCCGCGTGTCGGGCACCACGCTGACGGCGGTGGCCGACCTCGCCGAGGCGAACGGGTCGCAGCGGGTGCGCACGACGGCATTCCAGAAGATCCTCGTGCTCGACGTTCCGGAAGAGCGGGTGGATGCCGTCACCGCCGGCCTTGAAGAGCTCGATCTCTCAGTGCGCCCGAGCATGTTCCGCCGCGCGACCATGGCCTGCACCGGGATCGAGTTCTGCAAGCTCGCGATCGTCGAGACCAAGGTGAACGCGGCGCATGCGATCAGTGAGCTGGAGAAGCGCCTCGGCGACCTCGAACCCGAGATCGGCCGCCCGATCAGCCTGCACGTGAACGGCTGCCCGAACTCGTGCGCGCGCATCCAGGTCGCGGACATCGGCCTGAAGGGGCAGCTGATCACCGACGCCGACGGCAACCAGGTGCCCGGCTACCAGGTGCATCTCGGCGGGGGCCTCGCCACCGAGGGCCGGCCCGAGGCGGGCCTCGGCCGCACGGTGCGCGGGCTCAAGGTGCCCGCCAACGGCATCGCCGATTACGCCGAACGCATCATCCGCCGCTACCTCGCCGATCGCGAGGTCGGCCAGTCGTTCGCGCAGTGGGCGCATGCGGCCGACGACGAGGCCTTGGTATGA